A window of Euzebyales bacterium contains these coding sequences:
- a CDS encoding ACT domain-containing protein, translated as MHYVLRVSLPDKPGSLHALTGACVAAGADIVSLDVIERGGGFAIDDLCITVDDVDALRGAIDHLPGTAVASVRPVASARDIDGAVALAAAMVSEGRGAVRLLVDRLPAALWASWAVAVANGWSGMEVLAASTGALAPVSGGWLPLTTPRRLDPADIVGEPAARHDHLEIAAAPLGQPSSAVIVARRGGPRFVDRELRQLTLLAEVAIATEVAHTPRRPVERLAPPRRAPVQS; from the coding sequence ATGCATTACGTCCTCCGGGTGTCGCTTCCCGACAAGCCGGGATCGTTGCACGCGCTGACCGGCGCCTGCGTGGCCGCCGGTGCCGACATCGTGTCGCTCGACGTGATCGAGCGCGGCGGTGGCTTCGCCATCGACGACCTGTGCATCACGGTCGACGACGTCGACGCGCTGCGCGGGGCGATCGATCACCTGCCCGGAACCGCCGTCGCCTCGGTCCGGCCAGTGGCCTCGGCGCGTGACATCGACGGTGCCGTCGCGCTCGCCGCGGCGATGGTTTCGGAGGGCCGGGGAGCCGTCCGACTGCTCGTTGACCGGCTGCCAGCCGCGTTGTGGGCGTCCTGGGCCGTCGCAGTCGCCAACGGGTGGAGCGGGATGGAGGTCCTGGCCGCCAGTACCGGCGCACTCGCACCAGTCTCCGGTGGGTGGCTGCCGCTGACCACGCCGCGACGGCTCGACCCGGCCGACATCGTGGGCGAGCCCGCTGCGCGGCACGACCACCTCGAGATCGCCGCGGCACCACTCGGGCAGCCGTCGTCGGCCGTCATCGTGGCCCGCAGGGGTGGGCCACGCTTCGTCGACCGCGAGCTGCGCCAGCTCACGCTGCTGGCCGAGGTCGCCATCGCCACCGAGGTGGCCCACACCCCGCGCCGTCCGGTCGAGCGCCTCGCGCCGCCCCGACGCGCGCCCGTGCAGTCATGA
- a CDS encoding YqgE/AlgH family protein yields the protein MEPLTGRLVVASHDLTETSFRRAVVLVLAHDTEAGAAGIVLNRPGPADAPERLRRWMPLAAPPAVLFHGGPVGPDTVIGVGATDDPAGPDGWQPLIDGLGVFDLAGDVDVARARLRAVRLFVGYAGWTVGQLDAEIAAGAWFVVDADATDPLTTTPAQLWRAVLARQGGLFTTVPDDPGLN from the coding sequence GTGGAACCACTGACCGGACGTCTGGTCGTCGCATCTCACGACCTGACCGAGACCAGCTTCCGCCGCGCCGTCGTGCTCGTGCTCGCCCATGACACCGAGGCTGGGGCGGCCGGTATCGTGCTGAACCGCCCAGGGCCGGCCGACGCACCCGAGCGCCTCCGCAGATGGATGCCACTCGCCGCGCCGCCGGCGGTGCTGTTCCACGGCGGGCCGGTGGGGCCCGACACGGTGATAGGGGTCGGTGCGACCGACGATCCGGCCGGTCCCGACGGCTGGCAGCCGCTCATCGACGGCCTCGGCGTGTTCGACCTTGCCGGCGACGTCGACGTCGCCCGGGCGCGGCTGCGCGCCGTGCGGCTGTTCGTCGGGTACGCGGGCTGGACCGTCGGTCAACTCGACGCCGAGATCGCGGCCGGTGCGTGGTTCGTCGTCGACGCCGATGCCACCGACCCGCTGACGACGACGCCGGCGCAGCTCTGGCGCGCAGTGCTCGCACGTCAGGGCGGACTGTTCACCACGGTCCCCGACGACCCCGGACTCAACTGA
- a CDS encoding dienelactone hydrolase family protein, translating to MGAIIRLDERHARAYVAEPDGPVRGCVVVVHDAYGLLPHVRFLCDELAAAGFVAMAPDLFAGSVARSQAQASRLLEELTAVRVGRVLDAALRAFDALGHGDCPHGAVGFSIGSEFAFGLLAAGHLRALVAYDGMPTVEDREAIAAPLLLHWAGTDRWDDDCAPDRLVSDLLARGVDVETHTYEGTVHGFANADIDAFDLAAAEQAWNRTIRFLTDHLSDG from the coding sequence ATGGGCGCGATCATCCGCCTCGACGAGCGGCACGCGCGCGCCTACGTCGCGGAGCCGGACGGTCCAGTGCGTGGATGCGTCGTGGTCGTCCACGATGCCTACGGCCTGCTGCCCCACGTCCGCTTCCTGTGTGACGAGCTGGCCGCCGCCGGGTTCGTCGCCATGGCACCGGACCTGTTCGCGGGGTCGGTCGCGCGCTCGCAAGCGCAGGCATCCCGGCTGCTCGAGGAGCTCACCGCGGTCCGCGTCGGCCGGGTGCTCGACGCGGCCCTGCGGGCCTTCGACGCGCTCGGTCACGGCGACTGCCCGCACGGCGCGGTCGGGTTCTCGATCGGCTCCGAGTTCGCCTTCGGCCTCCTGGCCGCCGGGCACCTGCGGGCGCTCGTCGCCTACGACGGCATGCCGACGGTCGAGGACCGTGAAGCGATCGCCGCTCCCCTGCTCCTGCACTGGGCCGGCACCGACCGGTGGGACGACGATTGTGCACCGGACCGCCTGGTCAGCGACCTGCTTGCCCGCGGCGTCGACGTCGAGACCCACACGTACGAGGGCACGGTGCACGGCTTCGCCAATGCCGACATCGACGCCTTCGACCTCGCGGCAGCCGAGCAGGCCTGGAACCGAACCATCCGCTTCCTGACCGACCACCTCTCGGACGGGTAG
- a CDS encoding MBL fold metallo-hydrolase yields the protein MRLTKYPQSCVLVDHDEGGRLLIDPGNVAMDAHAFDDFGAVDAVLFTHIHADHFDPRAVAAILDRGLPIHANADVCVRIDGSATTVAPGQGFTAAGIDVVAHDMPHVEMVDGSAGPPNTGYVFDGRLLHPGDSLTVDGIAVDAIAVPIVGPSISFRDSYVAVERTGAATAVPIHYDVFLADPQLFRKYCDIATVVVLGDGESTDL from the coding sequence ATGCGACTGACCAAGTACCCGCAGTCCTGCGTGCTCGTGGACCACGACGAGGGCGGCCGGCTGCTGATCGACCCTGGCAACGTGGCGATGGACGCCCACGCGTTCGACGACTTCGGTGCCGTCGATGCCGTGCTGTTCACCCACATCCACGCCGACCACTTCGACCCCCGCGCGGTCGCGGCGATCCTCGACCGTGGGCTACCGATCCACGCCAACGCCGACGTCTGCGTGAGGATCGACGGATCTGCCACGACCGTCGCCCCCGGCCAGGGCTTCACGGCCGCGGGCATCGACGTCGTGGCCCACGACATGCCGCACGTCGAGATGGTCGACGGGTCCGCCGGCCCGCCCAACACCGGCTACGTCTTCGACGGGCGACTGCTGCACCCAGGCGACTCGCTGACCGTTGACGGCATCGCCGTCGACGCGATCGCGGTCCCGATCGTCGGCCCGAGCATCAGCTTTCGCGACAGTTACGTCGCCGTCGAGCGGACGGGCGCGGCGACAGCCGTGCCGATCCATTACGACGTGTTCCTGGCCGACCCGCAACTGTTCAGGAAGTACTGCGACATCGCCACGGTCGTCGTGCTCGGCGATGGCGAGTCCACGGACCTGTAG
- a CDS encoding winged helix DNA-binding domain-containing protein produces MLHISDDQRHARLAWRHRLVPESRIDDPVEITRSVVALHASDPATVHLSVVARMGTPRIEANERALYDERTLVRMLGMRRTMFVVPTDLVSTVQASSSNDVAGALRRQLVRAIAANGIEDADGWLRGLEALTLEALVARGGAHTSELSELVPELQRTITLGSGRWTAEVRMSTRVLLQLAANGRIVRGRPRGTWLSSQYRWIPITQWLGHAVDVLDPDAARADLARRWFARFGPATFDDLVWWTGWTRTRARRAVAALDTVEVALDDDAVGLVLADDVDPVDEPPPWAALLPGLDPTPMGWKTRDWYLGPHNDATFDSSGNAGPTVWWNGRIVGGWTQRSDGTIVHRLLTDVGADGATAVEAEIDRLQPHLAGVAVAPRFRSPLDRELRP; encoded by the coding sequence GTGCTACACATCAGCGACGACCAACGCCACGCGCGGCTTGCGTGGCGTCACCGGCTCGTACCCGAGAGCCGCATCGACGATCCTGTCGAGATCACGCGCAGCGTCGTGGCCCTGCACGCGTCGGATCCCGCGACCGTCCACCTCAGCGTGGTGGCACGGATGGGGACGCCACGCATCGAGGCGAACGAACGGGCGCTGTACGACGAGCGGACGCTGGTGCGGATGCTCGGGATGCGCCGGACGATGTTCGTCGTGCCCACCGACCTGGTCTCCACGGTGCAGGCGTCGAGCAGCAACGACGTGGCAGGCGCGTTGCGCCGGCAACTGGTCCGGGCGATCGCCGCCAACGGGATCGAGGACGCCGACGGCTGGCTGCGCGGGCTCGAGGCGTTGACGCTCGAGGCGCTCGTCGCACGTGGCGGCGCCCACACGAGTGAGCTGTCCGAGCTCGTGCCCGAGCTGCAGCGCACGATCACGCTCGGCTCCGGTCGGTGGACCGCCGAGGTGCGGATGTCGACCCGGGTCCTGCTGCAGCTCGCGGCCAACGGGCGCATCGTCCGCGGTCGCCCGCGCGGCACGTGGCTGAGCAGTCAGTACCGGTGGATCCCAATCACGCAGTGGCTCGGACACGCCGTGGACGTGCTGGACCCCGACGCGGCCCGCGCCGATCTCGCGCGGCGATGGTTCGCGAGGTTCGGGCCTGCGACGTTCGACGATCTGGTGTGGTGGACGGGATGGACGCGCACCCGGGCCAGGCGCGCCGTCGCCGCCCTCGACACGGTCGAGGTCGCGCTCGACGACGACGCGGTCGGCCTGGTGCTCGCCGACGACGTCGACCCCGTGGACGAGCCTCCACCGTGGGCAGCGCTGCTTCCGGGACTCGATCCGACGCCGATGGGCTGGAAGACGCGCGACTGGTACCTGGGTCCGCACAACGACGCGACGTTCGACAGCAGCGGCAACGCCGGCCCCACGGTGTGGTGGAACGGACGGATCGTCGGCGGTTGGACCCAGCGCTCCGACGGGACGATCGTCCACAGGCTACTGACCGACGTCGGCGCGGATGGGGCCACGGCCGTCGAGGCCGAAATCGATCGGCTCCAGCCGCACCTGGCAGGCGTCGCGGTGGCGCCGAGGTTCCGGTCACCGCTGGACAGGGAGCTGCGGCCGTGA
- a CDS encoding GNAT family N-acetyltransferase, whose amino-acid sequence MTDDTALHERLAGWHVRVRTAMASQRLDLPFAVCIITDDLPGVYDLNLMVVTAHVPPAVLLRSIEQVAASAGWRHRRVEVDSPSIADRLRAPLTAAGYTEERFVTMALTGAPSPTVAGDGRASRPTAVVAVDAQIDLTRAVTAQEPRADSDELIDQMAERERRLARVAGGRVVLAPPGTPVSRCLLLEEPGGGLVEIDAVSTLADHRSQGWSDAVMRRALAEAHARGAEHVVLVADDADWPRTWYQRLGFTTVGRSWAFRRSPDT is encoded by the coding sequence GTGACAGATGACACCGCGCTGCACGAACGCCTGGCCGGGTGGCACGTGCGTGTGCGCACGGCCATGGCGTCACAGCGGCTCGACCTGCCGTTCGCCGTCTGTATCATCACCGACGACCTGCCCGGTGTCTACGACCTGAACCTGATGGTCGTCACCGCGCACGTGCCCCCAGCCGTGCTGCTGCGTTCGATCGAGCAGGTCGCCGCGAGCGCGGGCTGGCGCCACCGACGGGTTGAGGTCGACAGCCCGTCGATCGCCGACCGGCTCCGTGCACCCCTGACCGCCGCGGGCTACACGGAGGAGCGCTTCGTCACCATGGCCCTCACCGGCGCACCGTCGCCGACGGTCGCCGGCGATGGTCGGGCGTCTCGCCCGACGGCGGTTGTCGCCGTCGACGCGCAGATCGACCTGACACGCGCGGTGACGGCCCAGGAGCCACGGGCCGACAGCGACGAGCTGATCGACCAGATGGCGGAGCGTGAGCGGCGCCTCGCGCGCGTCGCAGGCGGCCGGGTCGTCCTCGCACCGCCGGGCACACCGGTGAGCCGCTGCCTGCTGCTCGAGGAACCGGGAGGCGGACTGGTGGAGATCGACGCGGTGAGCACGCTCGCGGATCACCGCAGTCAGGGCTGGTCCGACGCGGTGATGCGACGGGCGCTCGCCGAGGCACATGCGCGGGGCGCAGAGCACGTGGTCCTCGTGGCCGACGACGCCGACTGGCCGAGAACGTGGTACCAGCGGCTCGGCTTCACGACCGTGGGACGGTCGTGGGCGTTCCGCCGCAGCCCCGATACGTGA